The DNA region CAGTCCAATAGATTAGGGGGTCAGTTAGAATCCTAAGTCACAAAGTCTGTTGTTTATATGTCCGATATTTTTGTCAGAGTCTGGACCCACTTGACCTCTCCACGATTCCAAGTTGTGGGATGGCGCAGCTAGAAAAATGGGATCGTGGAGTGTTAACGTGGTCCATTATGTAGTCGTGGTTGAGTTTACATTCGCTATTGAAGCAATAAAGGTCGGAGAAAATCACTGTAACAATTGCAGCACAAAACACTGAAGAAGCCTTAGAAACATACTGGAGCTCGTCTTGCCGGAAAAAGTTTAGACTTCAGTGAGCGTTGAGCGGCGATTTTAGTGGGCACCGCGCAATTGATCGGGCGGTCCAACTAGTTGTTtcccaacaattggtatcagagtctcgttCTCAATCACCAGGATATCGCGATATCGTCGCGGGCTCCATTCGGTGTGCAGTCTCGACGCCCCCACGCCATAGCCACCATCAATTACATCGCCCCCACCGCATCGTCTATGACATCACGATGAAGGAGGGTGTGATCTGGCGGTACAACATGTTGTGAGGGAGGCATCTGGCACGGTCGTGTACCTGATGCTCACCAGCACCAACTATCAAGAGTGGTCGCTGGTGATACGGGTGAATCTCCAAGCCCAAGGGCTCTAGGAGGTCATCGAGCCCGATGATGGTGACTTTCGCGAGGATCGGTTGGTGCTGTCTGCGATACTCCGAGCGGTCTCGCAGGAGATGGTGCCAACACTGGGGGTGAAGGATACGCACAAAAGCTCCGCTGAGAGTTCAGGGAAATCGCTTTCAAGGAGGACGAGTCCGTCGATGACTTCTCGATGCAAATCACCAGCCTCGCCAACAATCTCTGTGTCCTCGACGATGACATAACCAACGGTGAGGTTGTGAAGAAGTTCATGCAGGTTGTTCCGAAACGGCTTGCGCAAGTGGCCATCTCCATCGAGACATTGTTGGATCTCAACACGCTCTCAATGGAAAAAGTCACCTGCCGTCTGAGAGCTGTCAAGTAGTGGTACGATTGGGAAGTGGTGCAAAGAAGGGGGAGCGTCTTCTCCTCACTGAAGAAGAATGGCTTACGGGAATTAAGAAGCACGGGCAGAATGGAGATCAAAGCAGTATCGATGAAGGTGGACGCAGCAAGCGACACACTAGAGGACGGGGGCGGTCCAATGGAGGCCGAGACTCTAGCATGGGCTCCAGCTAGGTAGCTCCCACTGGCAAGTATCGAAGCTGGGGCAAGTACGGCCATTGGGCAAAAGAATGCCGTAGCAAACCAAGGAACCACGAGTAGGCACATGTGGCTCAAGCTGAGGATGATGAGCAGTTGCTGCTAATGGCAATGGCGATGATCAAACACTCGTCTTCGGGCAATGGACATCTTTGGGTGGATGAGGCGAAGGTGTTCGCTCATCTTGGACCAGAAAGGTGAGTGTGACCACGCAATGTGAGTACTGGACACCGTAGCGACGAATCATATGACAGGTTCCCACGAAGCCTTCTCCGAGCTCGACACCGGTGTCCACGGCATTGTGCGGTTCGGGGATGGCTCTGTCGTGGACATTCGTGGGCGTGGAGTGATCCTGTTCGTGTGCAAGAATGGtgaactgaaagtgcatctaggcccctaagtgcgttttggtgataataacaaaacaattaaagaatTAATGAGTGGTATGAAGTATGGACAGATGTAATTCGATCAAGTGAGAATTTGACGCATTGCAATCtccccaaaaaggaaaaagagcagTGGCATATGGATCTTAtagttttaaatttatttatcttttgaaattgagtttaagATGTTGTACTGTTAAGGGAGATACGAAATTTACTTGTTTGTGTAGAAATAATACTCAAAAGATCTAACAAACCTATGAGGGACACATCAAACACAACACTTGCAAGGTTAAACctaatcttttttaaaaaaaatgtgcaaatgcGAAGTGCCCGTATTTTTGTAGATAGTCTGCACTTTAGCAAAGTTTGGGTTAACTAAGGGtgtgcggaaggtccgcacttttgcaGAGTGTCCGTATTTTTGCGGAGAGTCCACATTTTCACAggtgtaacagctagtttttgagtgtGGAGTATTTATATCCCACACCATCTCTCTCCAACTGTACCTAGCTCATTCATTTTGACCTAACTTGAGACAAGCAtctcaagagcattcaaagctcCCCTCTCCACTCCCTTTTGTGATTCTAGGTGAAATATTGTGTGGGATTGAGTGAGAGAAAGGAGTAGTGCTAGTAAGATTCAAATCCATCCTTTGAGCACTCATTTTCTTCGTCAAACCGGTGATTtcacgtttgttactcttgCTGGTTTGTCCATTTAGATGGCTAGGCGTCGCCCATTGAGCTCTCAATCTTTTGGTGAGCCCCCGAACGTTTGTATCACCTTTGCAAATTTGAGTAAGCAACCTAGTTCGATCTTTGtagtcgcttgggtgaggaaagggttgaaagaaacccgactctttgtgagcacctcaacagagacatatacacttctttgtggagtggccgaacttcaGTGAACAAATCCTTGTGTCTCATTTGTCAATCTTTTGTGATTTGTTGCATATTCTTATTCCTGTTGATTTTTAGGGTTTCGACCCGATCTATCTCTTTATGAAGTTTGAGCTATAGGTACATGGAGAAATAGGTTGAAACACATCATTTGTGCTTGGTAATTCGTGGATTTGATCTACGTTGAAGTTGCATAGCCATCTACTTGAGTTCTCCCAGAAATCTCCGGAGTATCCGCAGATTTCTACGGAACCTCCGTGTATTTTTGGAGGTTCCAGAAAAATCTGCAGACAGTCCGCATATTGCTGATCTGCTGCTTTTAGTTTGTAAAAATTTTCAGGttccgcctattcaccccctctaagcGACATCGGatcattttcaattggtatcagagtctaatCTCCCATAAGGCTTCACCTCTTGAAGAAATTGAAGATGTTGACATTCGAGGAGAAAAGTCCGAAGAGCCCGAAGAGTCCGAAGGATGATACATCGAGTGACGGTAAAAATAAGGGAGTTAAAATCAATTTCAACCATGATAAATTAAATGTATCTAACTCTTACATCTCCATGCCATCCGAGCGTACGCCATACTTTGATGGCACGCATTATACCGCTTGAAGGCACAATGAAATTGCGTTTAATCTCTGTTCATCCAAGTATTTAGAAGATTATGTGTACATGATTTGAGCTACAggatgaagacaaagagctcACTTCCGAACAAGAGCAAAACCTTTACTGCAATGCACAAGCTACAAGTGTATTACTTGACGGCTTAAGCCCGAAGAGTTCAACTAGGTGGACGGGCTTGAGGAGGTCAAAGTGATATGGGACACActccaagttgctcatgaaggcaccataagtgtgagagaatcaaaGATAAAGTTTCTTGAAAGTAAATTGGGAAGATTTATGATGTAGGACAATGAAACCTgtcagtgacatgggaaccgggggtccccgagttccgaggctaggacagcagagtgccacgtggcgccctccctcggagattatctccccgaggtccaaaaagaccaagttccgggagagggtgctcggggccatgaacgatggtccccgagcacccgagttccccgatgacaagagaagtcacagttctgggagagggtgctcggggccatgaacagtggtccccgagcacccgagtttcccgatgacccgagaagatcgagttccgggagagggcactcggagccatgaacagtggtccccgagcacccgagttccccgaggacccgagcagtcaagttccgggagagggcattCGGGGCCATggacagtggtcctcgagcacccgagtcctccgaggaccaagaaagggcatatccagaagagagtgctcagagctatgaacagtagttcccgagcactcacagttccccgaggacctgagaagtccttcgccggtggtccccacaggggctcagcggtgaggtgtcatttggtgagaggcccgatgctgcatttaagaggacgcgtggcctgtcacttccaaccactccccccacgcctgctgtcaatccctgccacggtctgacgaggaggcgtggggacatttaatgtacgggtcccatcgcgcgttatccggcgcgcctctggataacgtcgcagggctcgaggcgtagcgcctgccgccctgctgtgtcaggctcactctgaccgggcgggcacgcggggctactcggtggctgcccggtgggccctcccgctgcacccgctgaaaagcggtgTTATGAtgacaggaccggacgggggtgcgttttcaaccctccccgtcacctcaaaCTGTagcccatgatagttgctttctatttatagcgccttggaactcgcatcatcctttctgggcacgctacctgccccgacgggtataaaagaggggcaggctccccggagaaaaggGGGGTTGGAGAAGACGAAGCACACCAGACACACAAACCGAACACATCGAacaagctctagacttagacaaacattcttgtaacacagcagatcttcagagagacattccctgcgcatttatagcatacgcacaggagtagggtattacgtttAGTGCgtcctgaacctgtctaaaaatcccctgggcatttacttcctcctgcatccgatcctcccttccacctgcatctcatttactcccatttatttcacatacgaggtagactcagaatcatccccccgaccgaatctcaaagggggtccctccggatccctgcttgtggagttcatcctccgacaaaaCCCCTCAAGAAATATATGACCAcatgatggtgctagtgaacaaaattagaTGGCTTGaaagtgaagagctagatgactATAAGGTGGTGAGGATATTGCTAAGGGCCTTCGCTCCAAGGAATTCCACCTTAGTGACACTCATCCgtgagagaagagattacaagagactCACACCTAATGATGTGCTTGAaagaattcttgctcatgagctcatagAGGAGGAAACAAATGAAGACAAGAACTTTGTGAAGCAAAGTTCAACctccaagaaaaaagaaatagcattaaaggcaagcaagatgaagaattgAGCTCAAGTGAAAAAGagagctccgatgatgaagaaattacTTTTTTTAAGgcaattcaagaaattcatgaacaAGGATGattatagcaagtacaagagagacaagTCAAAAAGAACATCATCCAAGAGAGCTTGCTATAAGTGTGGCGAAGTCGatcacttcatcgccgaatgtccgaacaagaagaaaaataaagacaagtaagaaaagaagaacaagacttATAAGAAGGACAAGTATAAAACTCACAACAAGATCTATTTGGGTCAAGCTCAcatcggcgaggagtgggactccaactccgactccgatgatgaagcgGTCGCCACTATCGCCATCCGTTCCTCTACACCAACAAAGTCACTCTAGTGACATGAGCGACAACGATGACGACACTCCCAAGTCTCATAGCAAAAAGATGCAAGATAAAAACACAACCCAACCTTCTAGATAGTGATAACGATAGTGATAATGGTTGGGATTCTTTTCTTAAAGATATAAGTAAAAATATCATATCTAAAATGAAAGAACTAATgaaaacaatagagagtcaagagtAGATTCGTGAGAAGCAAGAGgatttgctcatccttgaaaaagagaaattttgaaCTCAAGGAGCTCCTTGCAATAGagaaggagaaaattgagaaattaaccaaagatcttgatttgaCAAATATCCGAATTGCTAGTTTAGAGGGTAGCAATGCCACACTTCAAGAGAATCttaattgtttggatgaaactcataaagctcttaaagtgcaatttgatgcccTTAGGAATAGCACAttttcctctaatgatgcaGCATTGTTATCTAATGTATCCACTAGTCAAAGTTACTCTCGTTActataatattgatataaatactTGTGTTACTAATGCTAAATCCtagcaagcattacaaaagaaaaataagaggcTCAGtgccttggttaagtatggatgCTTGAAGACATACAAATCTAAGAATGctctatacaagaccattgaggacaaagacaacaagcaaaaAAGAGCGTTTGTCTAGCAAGCCAAGTGAGCGTGTGGTGATAAATAGTAAGGAGTGCTTTaaattcatcaagggaggcaagcaagatattttttatgcttcttaTATGCTTAAGAAAAATCATTGTGGTAAAATAGTTGCTCTATATATTGGTACTCATACAAACAATTGAGTTGTGAAAAAGAAATGTGTGTGTGCTAAAAGTTCTTGTGACTAACGTAAAAGGAtcaaaacaaatttgggtacctaaagcaAAAACataatttgttttgtaggtaAACGCCTCTGGTGGATCAAGCTAAGTGCTTGATAGCGGGTACACCAATCATATGACCGAAGAGAAGAACATGTTCTCATCGTTGTAAGAAAATGAAAGATCACATAAGAACATTGTATTTGGAGACGATGGAAAAGGAGAAGTAATTAGTTTAGGTAAAATTACTAACTCCAATGATCATTTTATCTCAAACgtcttgttagttaaatctcttcGCAACTTTGTTGTCTGTATCAGAATAATGCTACAATTTGTTGTCtgtatcacaactttgtgaaatAGGATACAATTATCTTCTTACTAATTTATTCCAGTTTGAACCAAGGATTTTTGTTGAGTTGAAAGTAATTTATTCCAGTTGAAGAGGGGAGTTGAAAGTCGCAAACCCCCCAAACTGAGAGTGAAATATCCCTTGTTTGTATTATTTTCAAGTTGGAAGTTGGGGAGCACTCGTTGAAAGTTACATTCATTTCCCCTGAATTGAAATGAAAACCTCATGTTATGAGTGTGATTACACCGTATCACATTGCAAGAGTTAGATGTTGATGCAAGTGAGCCAACAACATAAAATAAAGGGTGTTGCTATTCTTCAGTCGCCTGAAATCAGGTGTTGCTTCAATTGACATGTGTCAGCCACAGGATCCCGATCGGACAGTCAGAAcattgtcttcttcctctcgacaaaACATTGTCTTCATTCCATCGCTCGCTCGCTCCCCGCCTGCAGCCTCCTCTCTTTCCGGCGGCATCCCTGCCACCGGATCCGTGACCGCCGCCCCAACCACGCTAATCTAGCTCTGTCAGGAACATCGACTTGCCTCTCCCACCCTGACACCACGTTAATCCACCTCCCCAAAAGCTCTTCTAAACCCAGTGATGAAGTAAGCCCTCCCACCCCTGCCGACAGCCACCGTTCTTCGTCGCATGCGAGACCAAGCCGAGCTCATTTTCAGATGCTTGAACTCTAGGTGCGAACTTTAGGAAGCGcgtaaaataaaacatatatCATACAGCATGAGGCACATCGTCACTCGGTAATCTACCACTATAACAACATTATACATCAGGTCCAAGTTACACTCTCATCTACACTCAACTCACCTCAGCATGCATCGCACTACAGGCAAGGAAGACTGAAACATTCTGACAACTCGCGATGAGCCGAGTGAGTGAACAAATGCTAGCACACGAGCGACGCCCGGAGGGAGTGCGTCGTGGAGAAGTTGGTGCACGACGCCCAGCGTATGACGGACTCGGCCACCGCCACGTCCAGGTGCTCGCGCTCGCCGGCACCGATCGTGtggttcctcctgctgttgatGCCGACGACCCGCGATGGGTTCGCGGACCTTGCCGTCCTCACGACCTCTGACATCCTCGGAGACGTGGAAGGGGTAGCAGCAGACACCGCCGCGTCGCGGGGAGCTTTCCCGCCCGAGGCGTCACCCGGCGCCGACGGCTCAGGCTCGCCGGGTTCTTGTGCACAGAAGAACGAGAAGCTCGGCATTGACATGACGGACGACGGCGACTGGAACGCGACGCCGCTGGGCTCACAGGTGCCGCTGAACGAGAACCCAGATGTCGTGAAAGGCGTAGCGCTGTCGGCAACGAACGCCGAGAACGAAGACCTGCAGGCGAATGTGGGGGAGTACACCTCCTCCGACAGGCCTTGGCAGGCGATCGGGCCACCGGTGTTGAAGCTCACGTCGCGGCTCCGCGACGCCGGTGGCGTGGAGAATGAGCACGAGCCGGGATAGTCCCTCCGGAGGCCGATCTCGTGGCAATGGCTGCAAGAATCTTGTGATTGGTCCGCGTGTTCTTGCATCCACGAATGCTCTGCGTAAGAACATTTGTTTAGATAACTCCACATGGTGAACAATTACTATAAAATGGGGAGAAGCCATCATTAACAGGTGATCCGTGCAGTAAGGTCTGGAAATGATGCAATGACAACCAACCAAACTAGATTCCATGAAGGGTGGAAGAATGAATCAGCAAACCTAAAGAAACATGAATGAAGAGAATTTAAAATTCTCTTTACGGTGGTAGTGGATCTACCAGAACATGACCCTACCACAAAATGTGATGGCACTCATCCTTTTCACAGCCTTGCAAGATTAAATTAGGAAAACCATCAGCTTGAGCTGGTGCTAGCTCACTGCTTAGTAGAGAACCTTCAGTAATTTATTAAACAAGGCTAAACATTTTTGTGGAATAAACAAGGCTAAACTAATATGCATCGATCTCATTGATCTCTATGGTCGACCATTCAGTTACCTAAATTTGTAGTCAGGAATCAGGAACCAAGATGATAGTAAGTTTTCATCTGATGATTTTGATACATGAAACGGACTGAAATTTCACATTTTGTGGTTTTGAAACAGATGAACTCATGTCTCACCTAGAACCTGCTTGGCCGTGGGTCGTTGTCTAGGGTCGCGCCGCAGCATCACGGTGATCAGCTCCTTCGCTGAATCAGAAACCCTATCCCAGGGATCAGAAGGAAACCACAGCTCTGTCGACCTGATACACTCGAAAATCTTCGATTTGGTTTTCCCCCAAAACGGTGGGATGCCACTCAGGAGGATGTAAAGTATAACACCAGCGCTCCACACGTCGGCAGCTTCATTGTACCCACCAGAAAGCACCTCCGGCGCAATGTAAAACGGGCTTCCTACCATGCCACTCAAGCTTCGACCTGACAAAACCCAGATTCTGATTTAGCTACCAAATTCTAGCATTGGCATGGTGCATCTTCCAAAGAATTGATCAGATACCAACTGTACCAGGCTGGATGTAGGTGGCGAGGCCAAAGTCCGCGAGTTTGatcggcgacgacggcgacttGCTGACCAGGAGGATGTTCTCCGGCTTCAGGTCCCGGTGCACGATCCCTTTGCTATGGCAATGGGCCACGACCTCCATGAGGTACCGGAAGAGCACGGCGCCCTCGTGCTCCGAGAAGCAGCCGCGCTCCTGGAGGCGGTGGAAGAGCTCCCCGCCGGCGCAGAGCTCCATGACGAGGTGCACGGACTCCTCGTCCTCGTACACCGCCTTGAGGTCAACGACGTTAGGGTGGCCCGAGAGGCGCGCCATGACCTCGATCTCGAGCTTGACGCCCCGAACGTCATCGGGGGACACGAGGCGGTCCTTGGCGATGGACTTGCAGGCGAGCGCCTCGCCGGTGACCATGTCGGAGCACGACCGGATGACGCCGAACTGGCCCCACCCGAGCTGCGGCCCCAGCGCGTACCGGTCCTCGAGGCACGAGACGTGCGCCGCCTCCAGGACGGCGCCGCGCAGCCCCGGCGCCTTGTACGAGTTGTACTTGGCTTCGGCgcgctccccgccgccgccgcaaccgGCGGCGGCCATCGCCCGGAGGTCCCacaccccgccgccgccgcaaccgGCGGCGGCCATCGCCCGGAGGTCCCACACGCTTGAATCCGACGAAACCTCCGCCAAATCTCCGCACGCCAAGCGAGGCCCCCGTGCTCCCGAATCTCGCGGTCTCAGTGCCCTCCCTCCACGGGCATGCTTCCCTCTGCAACCGAATCTGCGGCGAGGATGGCGAGAAAGGCAAGCAAAAACCCAAGCTTCAGTTCTAGAACCCCCAAAATCGCGGCTTTACCGCACAAAGCCCgcaaaaaaatatttccataaAAAACCAGAGATATCTCGGGAGCCGGGGCGGCCTTCCGAAAACCGCCGAGGAATTCAAAACTCCCACCGCGGGGAGCGCGCGAACCCCATGCTGCCGGCGCACCAGAGACAGAACCCCCGGCCAAGGTCCCGAGCAAGAGCAGGCGGAGCCGATTGGGCGAGAGGCCGCGCGGATCGAGCCGCGTCTTGCTCGAGACGGCCTCACAACTGCCGGAGGAACCGCCGTATCCtgccttgaaaaaaaaaacaggggaCGATGGAAAGTGACTCACCCACGTCGCTCCGGCCGCAGCGGCCGCCGAGCGGAGTCTCCGGCGGCGGGGTCAGCTCCACCCAGCTCGTGGCATTCAGCCGCCTGCACAGGGAGGGAGCGCGAGAGAGTGCTCACGGCGTTGCTTGGGTCAGTTCCGTTGGTGGGGCGCCCCCACTTTTGACAGGGGAAGCATCAGAAAGGGTGTCGAGTAATTTATAATTAGCACCCTCGCCAGGGTCATTAGGCCCCGTTTATCAGGGCTTCAGGTTCATATCAGATcttaatttataaattaatataaaataatttaaatctttatttttaaataaaaataaaaataatatgacTCATCTAAATGTCTTTAATGTTCTGACAGTTAAAATTTCACGAATTTATGAAACTATAAATACCCAGTTCCAATAATTCTTAAAAATAGAGCTCTACTAATCAGACCTCGGTCTATTAATAATGTGGTTTACCTTTGTTTATTCAGGGTTTACTTTGAGTTTAGGGGTAAGCTTAGGAGGGATTGACTTGTTCTAAGTGGGGTTGTTTGGGTTTGATTTTGAATTAGGTGTAGCGGTTGGACTTTGGAGAAGGGACTTTATATTACTCGCGTTTCCTTTTGTTTTGTAAAAGTGAAGTGTACGTTTTTGGATTTGGTTTCTGCATTCTGTGATTTGATACATACCGTTGGTTAATAACGATTACTCTTTCTTCTTTCAAGCAGCATCTCTTTTATGAGCCGTTGTTGGGGACCAAAAAGAGCTCCCCAAATGACGCCAGGCGCGATGCAGAGTAGAAGCAGTGCAAATTGCAGAGCGGAGCCAAAAAAAAGCCGGGCCCAACCCTCTAAAATCTCTTGTTTAATCAACCCCAAAGAAGATAGCGATATGAAACTGATGCTCTTCATCCTGAAACAATTGCATGTATGAAAGGTTTAGAACTTGCGGCCTTGCTTGGTATGGTGGTGGTCGTTCTAGAAACTGATGCTTTGAACCTGGCTACTGCTCTTTCATCTGAAATGTTTGATCGTGCTGAGCTACAGGTTCTATTCAAAGAAATTAGGAGAAAGATAAGGTTAGAGTTTACTAGGTGTTCCATTTCAAAATGTTTCAGATCTTGTAATTATGTTGCACACTGTCTAGCTACCTTTGGTACTAATCTGGGTGTTGATGATTCTAGCCTGTAGCTAGACCATGCACCAGACTTTGTAATTTCCCATGTTTCCGGCGATAGGCTTGGACCTGATAACTAATGGAAGTTCCTTTccataaaaaaagaagatagcGATATGCTAGCGTGTGTTTGTGCATCACCTTTGCTGGATGGACTGGTTTTTGTTTGAGGAGCACACACAGCACTGCAAGTTGTTGCTCCTCCTCGAGTACTCCAGTCACTAGTCAAGCTGGGGGCtccatccaaaaaaaaaagcaaacttGCTGTAAAAAAAGCTCAGAAGCTGGCGAGCTATTCTAGTTCGACTCTAGCTTAAGCCTATCTGAAACTTAAAAATTATCGTAGTCTCGTTCTAGCTTAGCTCGATCTTTTATCGAGCTTGAGTCTGACAGCACAAGCTCGCTTAAGCTTGGCTTGGTGACAGTCCTAAACGTCAGCCACGGGCCACAGCTTGCTTTGGTTCGTTCGCAAGTGATTGGGGGTGCCCATCTGTGGTTTGTTTGGTCGGTTGGTTGGCACCAAAGCGAGAAAGCGAGAGGCGGCCGATAGATGCACCGCACTGCCACTGCTTCTGACCTCGGCAAGCTCGTTTGCTTGCAGTGGCAGCAGGTTTTCCTGTTTCGTCTTTTTCGTCGGGTGTCAACAGTGGGTGTTGGGAATGATCACGACCGTCGGCGCTGCTGCATCTGGAAAATTTCCCCCTTTATAGCCATCATTTATCTGTTTTATTTTTCGCACGGTTTGCAGCGTCAACGACGTGGTTATATTTGGTGAGTCAACGAAAGATACGGCACTGCATACCTGCCACAAAAAGGCAGAGAGAGATGGAGCCCAGTGGCAGTAGACATAGGAGACAGCTCAATCCAAACAGGTAGACAAAACTAAGAAAGATTAGGAATTGAATTGTTTAAGGACCCGTTTGCTAaggttttggatttttttttcagaaacgtTTCGGTTCTAGTTTTTCTATGATGATGTTTCTCTATCAAATTAGAATCACTTTATACAATCGTTTGACTAGTTAAATGGATTTTGATTCTTAAGAAAGGATGATTGTTGTAAATAGGAAGAAAATGATTTATAAACAGAAGAAACCACCCTTTGCATATTTCTTCCTCGCAATATGAAAAAGAGAAATGTCTCTCCAATTTTGTATACGAATCATTTGCAAAAACACCATTCGATAGGGATTCTACTGATTATAAGACCAAGGccaacggattcccttcacggtcagattcccgtcgtgaagggattcccgttcacttcagcgctcccaacgatttcccttcacggttcccttcacgacgggattctcaggatcattcccttcaggacggaattctctctcctttcccttcgcgattccctttgaaagaaagttgttagagataagaggaaataaagggaatgggaacaAAGAAGTGAATCGGGAAatgaacgaaatgaagagaatatggttggggtAGTATAATTgaatctgaaacgtttctcGCATCTAAACGGGCCTAAATTCCTGCAAAATTCTGAAACGATCCCTTGGGCCACTTTTGGGCTACACTAACTAGGCTCAGTTTTCATCGGCCACCGACGGCCCATGGAAGTAGCGAATCGGGCCCGTCCACACCTTTTACGTGTCACAAAGCCGTTGGCGTAATCCTCCTATCCAGAAGGCGCAAAAGGGTAGCACGATTCCCCCGTCCTCTCCCAGGAGTCATTCCCGTCTCCACCCCTCACCTCCACCGCTCCACTCCCTCGCAGCCTCACCCGCCCGCCACCCTTCCCGGAGAGGAGAGCCTAGAACCTTCCTCGAGTCCCCGACCAACCGCGATGGCCGACGCGTACTGGAGGTACGCGGCTGCCGACCCGCGCCAGCAACCGTTGCCTCCCTCTGCTGGGGCAGGCGGCGCCCCAGCAGGGGCGCACCCGGGCGCTCCCGGCGGCGCCCCGCAGATGGCGGCCGCCGGGGGGCAGCAGCCCATGAAGCGCCCCCGTCCCGCCGACTTCTCAGGTTCGTCAGCCCCTGTCCCCCCCCACCCACCCTCGATCTGATCCGTGCGTCGTTTACGCTGTTGACTTGTTGGCCTGCCCGCTCGATCTGTTCGTGGCGTAGTGGGCTCCCGGTGTTCACGGCTTTAGCGTCTCGTGCGCGCTGCACCAGCTTTGTGATGCGCGGTTCTGTTTGCTTTCGCCCGCCTGGCTTATGATGGGGCTGGGATCGCGCGAGAATACCTACCTCTTACTTTCATTGTTTTCGTTCGAGCTGCTTCGGTGGTCAGAGATGTGCACGCTGATGCGGACAACGGATGCCGTCTGTGTCG from Phragmites australis chromosome 8, lpPhrAust1.1, whole genome shotgun sequence includes:
- the LOC133926141 gene encoding calcium-dependent protein kinase 26-like, whose amino-acid sequence is MAAAGCGGGGERAEAKYNSYKAPGLRGAVLEAAHVSCLEDRYALGPQLGWGQFGVIRSCSDMVTGEALACKSIAKDRLVSPDDVRGVKLEIEVMARLSGHPNVVDLKAVYEDEESVHLVMELCAGGELFHRLQERGCFSEHEGAVLFRYLMEVVAHCHSKGIVHRDLKPENILLVSKSPSSPIKLADFGLATYIQPGRSLSGMVGSPFYIAPEVLSGGYNEAADVWSAGVILYILLSGIPPFWGKTKSKIFECIRSTELWFPSDPWDRVSDSAKELITVMLRRDPRQRPTAKQVLEHSWMQEHADQSQDSCSHCHEIGLRRDYPGSCSFSTPPASRSRDVSFNTGGPIACQGLSEEVYSPTFACRSSFSAFVADSATPFTTSGFSFSGTCEPSGVAFQSPSSVMSMPSFSFFCAQEPGEPEPSAPGDASGGKAPRDAAVSAATPSTSPRMSEVVRTARSANPSRVVGINSRRNHTIGAGEREHLDVAVAESVIRWASCTNFSTTHSLRASLVC